A window from Leptothermofonsia sichuanensis E412 encodes these proteins:
- a CDS encoding SPOR domain-containing protein: protein MRQHPKLESPLESQPLHPVLSSALASLDIQLEEELARYRRMRAMPDRLSRPGGRHLPHRSLDLISVSAIGGRTHPTETGNQIGTPAHDPACNPAHEIAPASGNGAQTSIHSTHGTGTAAGTESSAIAEPPVEYAGDRSALAITPPPSPGAPSTDTEPTSTLSQEQIEAIVKPLNPEGLDDYLESSEELLRSLAEEEAAVQVERGFVQSLLTPLGMGSMLLLLLSSAMFGYLVMNPSSLGQLFASRHAAQEGIPDDQANSTQAIRPQPNLADKEFKDLNLDTLGTLRADSTASKRSHLSTSPTSPSPSVPGNPVMTAPSPSPVANRSAANSAASTAPPSLSGSYSGARSAPPVLQPEPAPVVPSQPVPRVRTYDPPQPARRYSPPSYSTPTKPTTPPPPATSSPNPPAVKSPSPAATVSTETRTNGSGSYDYKVVIPYDSDRTLETVKESVPDAYLRNFPDGARIQTGAYSSETDAQRQVQELRSRGIAAEVYKP from the coding sequence ATGCGCCAACATCCCAAACTAGAATCTCCCCTCGAATCCCAGCCACTGCATCCAGTCCTCAGCAGTGCCCTGGCAAGTTTAGATATCCAACTGGAGGAAGAATTAGCCCGCTACCGGCGGATGAGGGCAATGCCTGACCGGCTTTCCCGTCCAGGAGGACGCCACTTGCCACATCGATCGCTGGATTTGATCTCGGTTTCAGCCATTGGGGGAAGAACCCATCCCACTGAAACAGGCAATCAGATCGGAACTCCCGCTCATGACCCTGCCTGTAACCCTGCCCATGAAATAGCGCCTGCCAGTGGCAATGGTGCGCAGACCTCTATCCATTCAACTCATGGAACTGGCACCGCGGCTGGAACTGAATCTTCGGCGATCGCCGAGCCGCCGGTGGAGTACGCCGGCGATCGCTCAGCTCTGGCAATCACTCCTCCACCCTCCCCAGGTGCTCCCTCGACCGATACAGAGCCAACGAGCACTCTCTCTCAGGAGCAAATTGAAGCGATTGTCAAACCCCTGAATCCTGAGGGTTTAGATGACTATCTGGAGTCCTCCGAAGAACTGCTGCGAAGTCTGGCAGAGGAAGAAGCGGCAGTCCAGGTAGAACGGGGGTTTGTCCAGAGTCTATTGACTCCCCTGGGGATGGGTTCCATGCTGTTGCTGCTGCTCTCCAGTGCTATGTTTGGTTACCTGGTGATGAATCCATCCAGTCTGGGACAGTTATTTGCGTCCCGCCATGCCGCTCAGGAAGGAATTCCTGATGATCAGGCTAATTCAACCCAGGCCATTCGCCCCCAGCCGAACCTGGCGGATAAGGAATTTAAGGATCTAAACCTGGATACCTTAGGAACATTAAGGGCAGATTCAACTGCCTCTAAACGGTCTCATCTTTCGACATCTCCAACGTCGCCCTCGCCATCTGTTCCCGGTAACCCGGTGATGACCGCTCCATCCCCCAGCCCTGTAGCCAACAGGTCTGCGGCTAACTCCGCAGCTTCGACCGCTCCCCCAAGTCTGTCTGGCAGTTATTCAGGAGCACGTTCAGCGCCCCCGGTGCTGCAACCGGAACCCGCACCTGTTGTTCCCAGCCAGCCAGTTCCCCGCGTCAGAACCTATGACCCGCCTCAACCTGCCCGTCGCTATTCGCCGCCCTCCTATTCGACACCGACTAAACCCACCACGCCTCCCCCACCGGCAACCAGTTCCCCCAATCCGCCTGCTGTGAAGTCCCCCTCTCCAGCAGCGACGGTCAGTACCGAAACCCGGACCAATGGATCGGGTTCCTATGATTACAAAGTTGTCATTCCCTATGACAGCGATCGCACCCTGGAGACGGTCAAGGAGTCGGTGCCCGATGCTTACCTGCGTAACTTCCCGGACGGTGCCCGGATTCAAACCGGAGCCTATTCCAGTGAAACCGATGCCCAGCGACAGGTGCAGGAACTTCGCAGTCGGGGAATTGCTGCCGAAGTGTATAAGCCCTGA
- a CDS encoding DUF721 domain-containing protein, giving the protein MSLKSLHSVLGSLEIQYQSREQRQLQRILQCWAEVVGPVVAAQAQPTSIQRGVLRVATSSSAWAQNLVFERQRILEKLNAKISLCLSDIRFSTAQWQNPVTAINAGSEQQAQLWQQHPSRLIQRLTSTQTDTGAEVPLPVDSTQAFQNWARAVRSRSQDLPLCPHCHCPTPPGELERWQICALCAAKTW; this is encoded by the coding sequence ATGAGCCTCAAATCGCTTCATTCTGTTCTGGGCAGTCTGGAAATCCAGTATCAATCCAGGGAGCAGCGTCAGCTTCAACGGATACTCCAGTGTTGGGCTGAGGTTGTTGGTCCAGTGGTGGCAGCCCAGGCTCAACCGACTTCAATTCAGCGGGGCGTTTTGCGGGTAGCAACATCCAGTTCTGCCTGGGCGCAAAACCTGGTATTCGAGCGTCAACGCATTCTGGAAAAGCTCAATGCCAAAATATCCTTATGTCTGTCGGATATTCGCTTTTCTACCGCCCAGTGGCAAAATCCGGTCACGGCCATTAACGCGGGATCTGAGCAGCAGGCTCAATTATGGCAACAGCACCCCAGTCGGCTCATCCAACGCCTGACTTCTACCCAGACGGATACCGGGGCTGAAGTGCCTTTGCCGGTTGACTCTACCCAGGCATTTCAAAATTGGGCCCGGGCGGTGCGATCGCGATCACAGGATCTCCCCCTTTGTCCTCACTGTCACTGCCCGACTCCGCCAGGAGAATTGGAACGGTGGCAGATTTGTGCCCTTTGCGCAGCAAAAACCTGGTGA
- a CDS encoding allophanate hydrolase-related protein: MNQTNERGKRVFICGSALRGQPDHSNLQSATFVRETRTRPIYRMHSAQNDWHPAIYEVATGGISIPGEVYELSAEHYEQLLATEPPHMYPGDIVLEDGEVVTAILYPRELVEQYGWPDISHFGGWAAYKASKA, translated from the coding sequence ATGAACCAGACCAATGAGCGCGGAAAGCGAGTATTTATTTGTGGCTCTGCTCTGCGAGGGCAGCCCGACCACTCTAATCTCCAGTCTGCCACGTTTGTTCGGGAAACCAGGACACGCCCAATCTACCGGATGCACTCTGCCCAGAATGATTGGCATCCAGCGATTTACGAAGTGGCAACCGGGGGGATTTCGATTCCGGGGGAAGTGTATGAACTCAGCGCTGAGCACTATGAACAACTACTGGCAACTGAACCACCCCATATGTATCCGGGCGATATTGTTCTGGAAGATGGTGAAGTGGTGACTGCTATTCTGTACCCGCGGGAATTAGTTGAACAGTATGGCTGGCCCGATATTTCTCACTTCGGGGGCTGGGCTGCCTACAAAGCCAGCAAAGCTTGA
- the petG gene encoding cytochrome b6-f complex subunit V, translating into MVEPILSGIVLGLIPVTLAGLFVAAYLQYKRGNQLGL; encoded by the coding sequence TTGGTAGAACCGATTCTCTCAGGCATTGTGCTTGGTTTAATCCCGGTTACTCTCGCAGGTCTGTTTGTTGCGGCTTATTTGCAGTATAAGCGCGGCAACCAGTTAGGTCTCTAA
- a CDS encoding PspA/IM30 family protein: MGFLDRIFRVIRANLNSLVSKVEDPEKILEQAVLDMQEELIQLRQAVAQAIATQKRTERQCSQAQTTADEWYRRAQLALQKGDEHLAREALTRRKSYQETAEVMQAQIQQQSTIVAQLKQNMMKLESKISEAKTKKDLYVARARSARASQQINDMMGRVGTGSALEAFERMEEKVLQMEAQAEAVAELGMDDLEKRIAALGDADEVEAELAAMKSQVLGGTQPSAQLPASDPNPEMERELDPLRSQIKES, translated from the coding sequence ATGGGATTTTTGGACCGCATCTTTCGGGTGATCCGCGCCAATCTGAATAGTCTGGTGAGTAAAGTCGAGGATCCTGAAAAGATTCTGGAACAGGCAGTTCTGGATATGCAGGAGGAGTTGATCCAGCTCCGGCAGGCAGTCGCCCAGGCGATCGCAACTCAGAAACGCACCGAACGGCAATGCTCCCAGGCCCAGACCACTGCCGATGAGTGGTATCGCCGTGCTCAATTGGCCCTGCAAAAGGGGGATGAACATCTGGCCCGGGAGGCGTTGACGCGGCGCAAATCTTACCAGGAAACAGCAGAAGTGATGCAGGCGCAAATCCAGCAGCAGTCTACGATCGTGGCTCAGCTAAAACAGAATATGATGAAGCTGGAAAGTAAGATTTCGGAAGCCAAGACTAAAAAAGATCTTTACGTTGCCCGTGCCCGTTCTGCCAGAGCTTCCCAGCAAATTAATGACATGATGGGGCGTGTCGGAACGGGTAGTGCCCTGGAAGCCTTTGAACGTATGGAAGAAAAAGTGCTCCAGATGGAAGCACAGGCAGAAGCGGTGGCTGAATTGGGGATGGATGACCTAGAGAAGCGCATTGCCGCCCTGGGAGATGCCGATGAAGTGGAAGCTGAACTGGCAGCCATGAAAAGCCAGGTTCTGGGTGGCACCCAACCTTCGGCCCAACTGCCTGCCAGCGATCCCAATCCTGAAATGGAGCGGGAACTTGATCCATTGCGATCGCAAATTAAAGAATCATGA
- a CDS encoding Zn-dependent hydrolase codes for MAGLPKLAVNGDRLNRSIYQLAEIGKLPNGGISRVAFTTEDLLARQLVQSWMVEAGMTVVIDAAGNIIGRYAGTCEGAPALATGSHIDTVPVGGRYDGCLGVLAGIEIARVLNEHNLRLNHPFEVIVFTDEERSVLGSKAMSGQIKEGPEYYARLDGTPIQPCLEKIGGNWSKIHSATRYHSEMAAFVELHVEQGGVLEQMAVPIGVVDGIVGQYRFAVTVVGRMNHAGTTPMHLRKDALVAAAQIVLAVNQIAVAIPGEQVATVGYLNVSPNATNTVPGRVDLRIDLRDLSQEHLEYLISLLKKELDAIATATRTEITLKETLHILPTLAAPHIKQVIQQVCERQGLGYTHLPSRAGHDAQEIGRFTDMGMIFVPSHNGISHSEDEYTSPQECTQGANVLLQTFVELDQFYPIPLPPPV; via the coding sequence ATGGCAGGATTACCGAAACTGGCAGTGAATGGCGATCGCCTCAACCGCAGTATTTATCAACTGGCGGAAATTGGCAAATTGCCAAATGGTGGCATCAGCCGGGTTGCATTTACAACTGAAGATCTCCTGGCGCGTCAACTGGTTCAGTCCTGGATGGTGGAAGCAGGGATGACTGTTGTTATTGATGCGGCTGGCAACATCATTGGCAGATATGCCGGCACCTGTGAGGGGGCACCTGCACTGGCAACGGGTTCTCACATTGACACAGTCCCGGTGGGTGGTCGGTATGACGGCTGCCTGGGGGTGCTGGCTGGGATTGAGATAGCACGGGTGCTGAATGAACATAATCTGCGACTCAACCACCCGTTTGAAGTGATTGTGTTTACAGATGAAGAGCGATCGGTGCTTGGTAGCAAAGCCATGTCAGGACAAATCAAAGAGGGACCGGAGTATTATGCTCGATTGGACGGTACACCGATTCAGCCCTGTCTGGAAAAAATTGGTGGCAACTGGTCAAAAATTCATTCAGCAACGCGCTATCACTCTGAAATGGCCGCATTTGTGGAACTGCATGTGGAACAGGGGGGGGTTCTGGAGCAGATGGCAGTTCCAATCGGTGTCGTAGATGGGATTGTGGGCCAGTATCGATTTGCGGTTACAGTAGTGGGGCGCATGAACCATGCGGGCACTACCCCCATGCATCTGCGTAAAGACGCCCTGGTAGCCGCTGCCCAGATTGTATTAGCAGTCAATCAAATCGCAGTGGCCATACCTGGTGAGCAGGTGGCAACCGTTGGTTACTTAAACGTTTCCCCGAACGCGACCAATACCGTACCAGGTCGGGTTGATTTAAGAATCGATCTGCGTGATCTGTCCCAGGAGCACCTGGAGTATTTGATCAGCCTGCTGAAAAAAGAACTGGATGCGATTGCTACGGCTACCCGGACTGAGATTACCCTGAAAGAAACCCTACATATTCTGCCAACCCTGGCAGCGCCCCACATTAAACAGGTGATTCAGCAAGTTTGTGAACGACAGGGATTGGGCTATACCCATCTTCCCAGCCGCGCTGGACACGATGCCCAGGAAATTGGGCGATTCACGGACATGGGCATGATCTTTGTACCCAGCCACAATGGCATCAGCCACTCTGAAGATGAATATACCTCCCCACAGGAATGTACTCAGGGAGCAAATGTCCTGCTACAAACCTTTGTGGAACTGGACCAGTTCTATCCGATCCCCCTTCCCCCTCCCGTTTAG
- a CDS encoding glycoside hydrolase: MPHPLYVAFIWHQHQPLYKSRAIQASTPEGHYQLPWVRLHGTKDYLDLVLILEQFPRLHQTVNLVPSLILQIEDYIAGTAFDPYLTVALLPEEQLSQEQKEFIINHFFDGNHHTLIDPHPRYAELYYQRQDKGREWCLDNWDLQDYGDLLAWHNLAWFDPLFWDDSEIARWLEKGRGFSLSDRQRIYSKQRDILRRIIPQHRKMQELGQLEVTTSPYTHPILPLMADTNAGRVAVPDMVLPHHRFQWPEDISRHLRKAWNLYQERFGTSPRGLWPSEQSVSPAILPYIREQGFQWICSDEAVLGWTLKHFFHRDGSGNIEDPRLLYRPYRLETPAGDLAIVFRDHRLSDLIGFTYGAMEPKRAATDLVGHLEAIARSLKAHQPEHKTTLDDPWLVTIALDGENCWEFYPQDGKPFLEALYHILSEDPNIQLVTVSEFLERFPPTETIPADQLHSGSWVDGSFTTWIGDPAKNRAWDLLAEARQTLANHPEATEEVNPEVWEALDAAEGSDWFWWFGEGHSSNQDAIFDQLFRDHLAAIYQSLNEPVPPELTFPIEHHGLQGDRPPQSFINPVIDGYGDEQDWDKAGRIEVGGSRGTMHRASAVQRLWYGVDHLNFYLRLDFRAGVKPGTDVPPELNLLWFYPNQTMHNSPIPLVNLPDEPPLNYLYHHHLGVNLMTGTLWFQEAGESWRWHSRASRAQVGMNTCLELAVPWADLQIEPDWVLQLVLVLSDGGRYCSYLPENTFISMGAP; encoded by the coding sequence ATGCCCCATCCTCTCTACGTTGCCTTTATCTGGCACCAGCACCAGCCGCTTTACAAAAGTCGGGCGATACAAGCCAGTACCCCAGAGGGACACTACCAGTTGCCCTGGGTGCGGCTACACGGCACTAAAGATTATCTGGATCTGGTGCTGATTCTGGAGCAATTTCCCAGGTTGCACCAGACCGTTAACCTCGTTCCTTCCCTCATCCTTCAGATTGAAGACTATATTGCTGGGACTGCCTTTGATCCCTACCTGACCGTAGCGTTGTTACCAGAGGAACAGCTCTCCCAGGAACAGAAGGAATTTATCATCAACCACTTCTTTGATGGCAATCACCACACGCTGATTGATCCCCATCCACGCTATGCCGAGCTTTACTATCAGCGTCAGGATAAGGGCAGGGAGTGGTGCCTGGACAACTGGGACTTGCAAGACTACGGTGACCTGCTGGCATGGCATAACCTCGCCTGGTTTGATCCTCTGTTCTGGGATGACTCAGAGATTGCCCGGTGGTTAGAAAAAGGGCGGGGATTTAGCCTGAGCGATCGCCAGCGCATCTATTCCAAACAGCGCGATATCCTGCGCCGCATCATTCCCCAGCATCGCAAGATGCAGGAGTTGGGGCAACTGGAGGTAACAACCTCCCCCTACACCCATCCCATTCTGCCCTTGATGGCAGATACCAATGCTGGTCGGGTGGCTGTTCCCGACATGGTTTTACCCCACCATCGCTTCCAGTGGCCAGAAGATATCTCTCGCCACCTGCGAAAAGCCTGGAATCTCTACCAGGAAAGATTTGGCACTTCCCCCCGTGGGCTGTGGCCCTCCGAGCAGTCCGTCAGCCCGGCTATTTTGCCCTACATCCGTGAGCAAGGTTTTCAATGGATTTGCTCGGATGAAGCGGTCCTGGGATGGACCCTGAAACACTTCTTCCATCGGGATGGATCGGGCAATATTGAAGATCCCCGCCTGCTCTATCGCCCCTACCGCCTGGAAACTCCAGCGGGTGACCTGGCAATTGTTTTCCGCGATCACCGACTGTCGGATCTGATTGGCTTTACCTACGGGGCGATGGAGCCAAAGCGAGCTGCCACTGATCTGGTCGGGCACCTGGAGGCGATCGCCCGTTCCCTCAAAGCCCATCAACCAGAACACAAGACAACCTTAGACGACCCCTGGCTGGTCACCATTGCCCTGGATGGGGAAAATTGCTGGGAATTCTATCCTCAGGATGGAAAACCTTTCCTGGAAGCGCTCTACCACATCCTCAGTGAGGATCCAAATATTCAACTGGTCACGGTTTCTGAGTTTCTGGAGCGGTTTCCTCCCACGGAAACGATTCCCGCTGACCAGCTTCATAGCGGTTCCTGGGTTGATGGCAGCTTTACCACCTGGATCGGTGACCCGGCAAAAAATCGCGCCTGGGATCTGCTGGCGGAGGCGCGACAGACCCTGGCTAACCATCCGGAGGCCACTGAAGAGGTGAACCCGGAGGTGTGGGAAGCTCTGGATGCTGCCGAAGGGTCAGATTGGTTCTGGTGGTTTGGGGAGGGGCATTCCTCTAACCAGGATGCCATTTTTGACCAGCTCTTCCGGGACCATCTGGCAGCTATCTACCAGTCCTTGAATGAACCCGTGCCGCCAGAGCTGACTTTTCCAATTGAACACCACGGATTGCAGGGCGATCGCCCGCCCCAGAGCTTCATCAATCCAGTAATTGACGGCTATGGCGATGAGCAAGACTGGGATAAAGCGGGTCGGATTGAGGTAGGCGGTTCCCGTGGCACCATGCACCGTGCCAGTGCTGTCCAGCGCCTCTGGTATGGTGTAGACCATCTCAACTTCTACCTGCGATTGGACTTTCGTGCTGGTGTGAAGCCAGGAACCGATGTACCCCCTGAACTTAATCTTCTCTGGTTTTATCCCAACCAGACCATGCACAATAGCCCCATCCCGCTTGTAAATCTGCCGGATGAACCACCCCTGAATTATCTGTACCATCACCACCTGGGAGTCAACCTGATGACCGGCACTCTCTGGTTTCAGGAGGCTGGCGAATCCTGGCGCTGGCATTCCCGGGCCAGCCGGGCCCAAGTTGGCATGAACACCTGCCTGGAACTGGCCGTTCCCTGGGCAGACCTGCAGATAGAGCCTGATTGGGTACTACAACTGGTGCTGGTTCTCTCAGATGGCGGACGCTACTGTAGCTACCTACCCGAAAACACCTTTATTTCAATGGGAGCACCCTAG